Proteins encoded by one window of Elephas maximus indicus isolate mEleMax1 chromosome 5, mEleMax1 primary haplotype, whole genome shotgun sequence:
- the GSX2 gene encoding GS homeobox 2, translating to MSRSFYVDSLIIKDSSRPAPSLPEPHPGPDFLIPLGMPSPLVMSVSGPGCPSRKSGAFCVCPLCVTSHLHSSRGPASAGGVGAGVGGAGAAGGAGALPLLKSQFSSSPGDAQFCPRVSHAHHHHHSPQHHHHHHQPQQPGSAAAAAAAAAAAAAALGHPQHHAPVCTATTYNVADPRRFHCLTMGGSDASQVPNGKRMRTAFTSTQLLELEREFSSNMYLSRLRRIEIATYLNLSEKQVKIWFQNRRVKHKKEGKGTQRNSHAGCKCVGSQAHYARSEDEDSLSPASANDDKEISPL from the exons ATGTCGCGCTCCTTCTATGTCGACTCTCTCATCATCAAGGACTCCTCCCGGCCTGCGCCCTCGCTGCCCGAGCCGCACCCCGGGCCGGATTTCCTCATCCCGCTGGGCATGCCGTCCCCGTTGGTGATGTCGGTGTCCGGTCCCGGCTGCCCGTCCCGCAAGAGCGGCGCGTTCTGTGTGTGCCCGCTCTGCGTCACTTCGCACCTGCACTCCTCTCGAGGGCCCGCGAGCGCTGGCGGTGTGGGCGCGGGGGTCGGGGGCGCCGGGGCCGCGGGGGGCGCAGGGGCCTTGCCCTTGCTCAAGAGCCAGTTTTCTTCGAGTCCTGGGGACGCGCAGTTTTGCCCGCGGGTAAGCCACGcgcaccatcaccaccactcgCCGcagcaccaccatcaccaccaccaacccCAGCAGCCCGGCTCAGCAGCcgcagcagcggcggcggcggcagcagcggcgGCAGCCTTGGGGCACCCACAGCACCACGCACCTGTCTGTACCGCCACCACCTACAACGTGGCGGACCCTCGGAGATTCCACTGCCTCACCATGG GAGGCTCGGATGCCAGCCAGGTACCTAATGGCAAGAGGATGAGGACGGCGTTCACCAGCACGCAGCTCCTGGAGCTGGAGCGTGAATTCTCTTCTAACATGTACCTGTCTCGACTCCGGAGGATTGAAATCGCCACGTACCTGAACCTGTCGGAGAAGCAGGTGAAAATCTGGTTTCAGAACCGCCGGGTGAAACACAAGAAGGAGGGGAAGGGCACGCAGAGGAACAGTCACGCCGGCTGCAAGTGCGTAGGCAGTCAGGCGCACTACGCGCGCTCCGAAGACGAGGACTCCTTGTCGCCGGCCTCGGCCAACGACGACAAGGAGATTTCTCCCTTATGA